TCACCCGTTACTCGAAACGCTATCGGTGTTTGCTCAGCAGGCACAACTTGCCCTTTGAAAGAACGAAATTGTTGAGTCACAGGTGCATTTACAGTAAAACCTGAAATATAAAGTGGTTTACTTTGTTCGGTTGTATTTTCTTCTTGGCAACCAGTTAACATAAACAGAGTTAATACAAGTAATGAATATAATGAACGATTCATTAAATACCTTCCTCACGCTGCCATGCTTTTACAGTTTGACCTTCAACAAGGCTATCAACACCCGCAATAACGATATAATCATTTGCATGTAAACCAGAAATAACTAATCCTTGCTCATTTAATGGCAACGTTGTTTTCGTTACTGTTTTCGTCTCTTGGTTCATTAACCACACTTGTCCTTGATTAAGACTCTTATTAACCCATGCACTCTGTGGTAATTGTAAATAGTCAGAACCTTTTTGTTTTGGAATATGAACTTGACCTGTCATACCTGTAAGTAAATTACGGCCTTCTGGTAGCATCATAGTGATAATGGCTTCGTAGCTGTTCGTATCTAAATTAGGCTGAGTGGAAATCTCTTTAAATCTACCTTTTATCTCATTATTAGGTTCATTATCCATGGTGACCCACATATCACTGCTAATGAGTGCTGGAATAGAAATAGAGTCCACATAACTGATTGGTAATGTTACTGATACATCCAGTGTTGAATTATCAATAAGATTTAAAATCTCTTGTTTTTCACCTACGATCTGATGTGGTTTTACATAGGTGTAAGAAATAATGCCTGAAAACGGCGCATGAATTTCGGTATAACTTAGATCTGTTTTCGCTTGCTCGTAATTAGCTAATGCTGCTTGATATTGCGTTTCACGTTGATCGTAATCATTAGTACTTATCAATTTCTTACTATACAAACTCTTAGCGCGAGTCCATTGTGTTTTTGCTAATGAAAACTGAGCATTAGCGGCATCTAACGCCAACTGTAAATCGTTTGGATCTAACGATGCTAATAACTCACCTTTCTTTACCGCCTGTCCCATTTTTACTTTGAGATC
The window above is part of the Aliivibrio fischeri ATCC 7744 = JCM 18803 = DSM 507 genome. Proteins encoded here:
- a CDS encoding efflux RND transporter periplasmic adaptor subunit — translated: MRKQNIKRTFLGAVIALSLSGMLTGCEKAVSETTDQTIKPVKLLSVKDLAMADSDAFLARIDATYRAQLSFQVGGEVSDLKVKMGQAVKKGELLASLDPNDLQLALDAANAQFSLAKTQWTRAKSLYSKKLISTNDYDQRETQYQAALANYEQAKTDLSYTEIHAPFSGIISYTYVKPHQIVGEKQEILNLIDNSTLDVSVTLPISYVDSISIPALISSDMWVTMDNEPNNEIKGRFKEISTQPNLDTNSYEAIITMMLPEGRNLLTGMTGQVHIPKQKGSDYLQLPQSAWVNKSLNQGQVWLMNQETKTVTKTTLPLNEQGLVISGLHANDYIVIAGVDSLVEGQTVKAWQREEGI